In Campylobacter showae, the genomic stretch ATGCACTGGGCTTTAAGGCGCCGAAATTTTATCACGTCGCGATGATAAACGGCGAGGACGGTAGCAAACTAAGCAAACGCCACGGCGCGACCGACGTGATGGAGTATAAACGAATGGGTTATCTGCCTGAGGCTCTTTTAAATTTCCTCGTGCGCCTAGGCTGGAGCCACGGAAACGACGAAATTTTCTGCATGGACGATATGCTAAAGTACTTTGATCCGCACGATATAAACAAAAGCTCAAGCACCTATAACGCAAGCAAGCTAGAGTGGCTAAATGCCCACTATATCAAGACTCTGCCGTACGACAGGCTGGCAAAAGAGATGCTTGAATTTGAGATAGATTTTAAAGCGATGCCAAAGGGCGAGGTGCTGTTAAATTCATTGCGCGAGCGCTCAAAAACGCTAGTTGAAATGAGCCAGAGCGCAAGAACGATAATAAACGCTCCAAGCGCATACGACGAGAAAGCCTACGCTAAATTTATCACGCCCGAAAGTAAGGAAAATTTGGCTAAATTTGCCGAAATTTTAGGCGAAAATTTAGACGCCAAAGGCTACGAGGAGATGACGGGTAAATTTTTAGAAGCAAACGGCTTAAAGCTAAAAGACCTAGCTCAGGCGCTTCGCGTCGCGCTAACTGGAAATAGCGTAAGCCCGGGGATATTTGAGGTGCTCGAAGTTTTGGGCGCGGACGAGACGAAAAAACGAATAAGAAATATTTTAAAGGAGAACAAATGACACACGTAACTAACGAAGAGGCGCTCGCGTATCACGAGGGCGGCAAGATAGAGATAAAAGTAAAAACCCCATGCGCGACGGCTAGAGACCTATCTATGGCCTACACGCCGGGCGTTGCGGTACCTTGTAAAGAGATCGAGGCCGACAACGAGCTAGCCTACAAATACACCAACAAGGCAAATTTAGTAGCCGTCATCACCGACGGTACGGCCGTGCTTGGTCTAGGCGACATCGGTGCGGTAGCGGGCAAACCCGTGATGGAGGGCAAGGCTGTTTTGTTTAAAAAATTTGCAAACGTAGACGCCTTTGACATCGAGCTAGACGAGCACGATCCTGATAAGATCGTAGAGATCTGCAAAGCGCTCTCTCCAACTTTCGGCGGTATAAATTTAGAAGATATCCGCGCTCCAAAGTGTTTTGAGATCGAGCGCAAACTACAAGAAGCAGTCGATATCCCGGTCATGCACGACGACCAGCACGGCACGGCGATGATAACAAGCGCGGGCATAATAAACGCGATGGAGATTTCAGGCAAAGATATCTCTAAAATCAAAATCGTAGTTAGCGGCGCGGGCGCGGCAGGCATCGCATGCGCGAAGATGTATAAAGCGCTTGGCGCAAAACACATCGTGATGGTAGACAGTAAAGGCGTGATCCACAAAGGCCGCACCGATCTAACCCCGGAAAAGCTAGAATTTGCCCTAGAAACCGCAGATAGAACGCTAGCTGACGCGATGAAGGGCGCGGATATGTTCCTAGGCCTATCAAAACCCGGCGTCGTGACTAAGGAAATGGTCGCGTCTATGAACGACGAGCCGATCATCTTTGCTCTTGCTAACCCGACTCCGGAAATCTTCCCCGAAGACGTCGCTAGCGTGCGAAACGACGTGATGATGGGAACCGGCCGCAGCGACTATCCAAACCAGGTAAATAACGTTCTTGGCTTTCCGTTTATATTCCGCGGAGCGCTTGACGTCAGAGCTAAAAAAATCACCGAAAATATGAAAATGGCTGCGGCGCGCGCGCTTGCAAATTTAGCTAAAGAGCCCGTGCCTGCGGAGGTTTGCGCGGCGTTTGGCGTAAAAGAGCTAAAATTCGGCAAAGACTACATCATACCAAAACCGTTTGACAATCGCGTGCTTTTAGCCGTGGCTCCTGCCGTAGCGCAGGCTGCGGTCGACGACGGCGTAGCTAGAGTGAAGGATTTTGACGTAAAAGCCTATACCGAAAAGCTAGCGAAAGGTCTGTAAATGAAAAACGTCAGGCTCATCTCACACCCGCTCATCGAGCACAAACTAGCGATTTTAAGGGATAAAAACACCGAGCCGTTTCAGTTTAGGATGCTCGTGGACGAGATCAGCCACCTGATGATATTTGAGGCGACTAGGGATCTGGCGCTGCGCGACGTGAGCGTGCAGACTCCGGTCGCCCAGGCTCAGGCCAAAAAGCTCGCGACAAAGGTGATGATTTGCCCTATTTTGCGAGCGGCACTGGGTATGCTTGATAGCGTATTTACGATTATTCCAGACGCAAGCGTCGGCTTTTTGGGCTTTCAGCGAAACGAAAAAACTGCGGAGGCGGAGTTTTTCTACGCTAAACTGCCTCGCGACGCCAAAAACCGCCTAGCCATCATCATCGATCCGATGTTTGCTACCGGCGGTACGGCTATCGACGCGGTTAAATTTTTACGCGAAAACGGTATAAAGCAGATCAAATTTATCTCCATCATCGCCGCCCCCGAGGGGCTAAAGCGCTTTAGCGAGGTTTACCCGGACGTCGAGGTCTATACGGCTGCGATCGACGAGCGACTAAACGAGAAAAACTATATCGTGCCGGGGCTTGGCGACGCTGGCGATAGGGTGTTTAATACGCTTTAAATTTGACGAACTAGGACGGCAAATTTAGCTTTTTACCGTAAATTTGACCGAATTTGACTGCGATCTATGCGGTTAAATTCGGTTTTTGTCTAGTCAAATTTAGCGTAAATTTACTCTAGTCTTTACGGCGCGACATTATCAAATTTGGATTTAGTCCGTAAAATTTGACGGCAAATTTAACGCCGAAGCAAGCGCTTCAAATTTATTCCAAAGGTCTTTTTTGAACAAACAACTACTTAGAAACGTCATCTTACCGCTAGCTGTTTTGCTGCTCGCGGCGTTGTTTAAATTTATTATCCCAGATAGCAGCTCAACCCCACCAAAGCAAAATCAGCCGCAAAGCGAGTTTAGAGGAAACGACGCAAGTAAAAACGTAGCTACCGCGCCTTCCGCAAACGTCGTAAAAGACGGCATCTACACCTCAAAAGACGAGGTTGCGGCGTATATTTATAAATTCGGCGAGCTGCCGCGAAATTTCATCACCAAAAAAGATGCGATCGCGCTCGGATGGGACGCTAAAAGCGGCAATCTATGGCAGGTCACAGACAAAAAAAGCATCGGCGGCGACCGCTTTTCAAACAGAGAAAAAAAACTGCCCGAGGCTAGCGGGCGCAAGTGGTTTGAGTGCGATATCGGATACCGCGGAGGACGACGTGGAGCCGAGCGTATCGTGTTTTCTAGCGACGGGCTGATCTACTACACGCCCGATCATTATGAGAACTTTTATCTACTTTTTGATCGGAGACAGCAGTGAAAACCATAACTCTAAACGGCACTAAAATGCGCGAGAAAACAGCGGCCTTTGAGTATCTAGTGCGAAAATTCGGCCTTGACTTAGATGTGAAAAACCTCGACGCGCTCTACGACGCTCTTGGCGAGATAAACAAACCAACGCAGATAAATCTAAAAAACCGCGCCGCTCTTAGCGCACTTGGCGACTATGCAGACGATCTAATCGCCGTTTTTACCGATCTAGCGGAGGAAAACGAGCGCGTACAATTTGAGATTTTGTCTTGATTTGGTTGCCGCTCGTGATACCGCAGCTGTGGATAAAATTTGATTTTAAACTCGTTTTTGTCCCTCAAGTAAAATCACCAAAAAATTAATCCGAATTTTATCGTCTAAAATTCGGCTTCAAACCCAAAAATTAGAGCTAAATTTTTGATAACTAACGCGACTTTAAAAGCCATATCTAACGCCACCGCACACATTACCTTATCCGTTTGATGAGGAGATTTTGCCACGAAGGGCTGCGTGGATCTTATGCTCGGATGCTCTGCTGAGCCGACCCGCAGCCAATACCAAACCGTTACGCGGTGCGATAAAAATAGCCAAAGAGAGAAAACCGTCGCCTAATGCTGATAAAATCATCTAGCGCGAACTTCGTCGCACCTTGTGTGCGCAGAAATACTGCGTGCATACAGAAAGCTCTTTAGGCAAGCGCGTGACGCTACACGGTTTAACAGTTAAGAAATCGGTATTTCAGCTGACTATATTGGCATAGCAGGCGCGCAAATGACCATGATGCAAAAAAGCGTGACAAAGTACAGAGAAAATCAAAACGCGAGGCTAAATTTAAAAATGCGCCTTGGTTTAGACAAAAAGTCGCTAATTTTTATAGACCAAAATAGAAAGCCGGCACTGTTTTCGTCGAGCAACAAGCAAAGTGCAAGGGCTTTTTGGGAGCGAAATTTACACTTGGTAACCCAAGCCCGCATAACATCATAGCGTAGCGAATTTTAAAATATATATATCCGACGAATTCGATTTTAAATTTACATTATTTTCAACCACGAAAAACTTATCCGCATTATTTTCTTGCCAAATTCCTTACTCGCCTAAAATCCAAAATACATTTCAAAAATCGACCATTTATGTAAATTTAAATATCGCAAGCAAAGACGCAAGATTTGCGGTTTAGGTGCGCCAATTTAAAAGATACTACCGCAAGCGCGGCAAATAAAACTTACGGACAAGTTTTAAAATGACACAAAAGACAAATACCGCGGCTACTAATAAAATCACTTGTCAAAAAGCTTTGAGTAAAATTTTATCGCCATAGTAATAAATTTAAAGTTAGATCGCCTTGCTTACGGCCGATTAAAAGCTGCAAGCAAGGCAAAAACGCCGCGCCGCAAATTTAGCGGCGGGATAGGTAGTTAGTATCGTAGTTGTTGTCGATAAAGTCTTGATTCTCCATCATCGCGATGTGAAAATCGCGCGTGGTCTTGATGCCGCCGATGATGAGCTGCTCGAGCGTCACCTTCATCTTGTGGATGGCTCTATTTCTATCGGTGTCCCAGACGATGAGTTTGCCGATCATACTGTCGTAGTACGGCGGGATCGAGTAGTCCTGATAGATGTGGCTATCCATGCGCACGTTTCGGCCGCCGGGGCAGACGTATTTTGTTATCTTGCCTGGACTTGGCGTAAACGTATTTGGATCCTCGGCCGTGATGCGGCACTCGATGGCGTGGCCTTTTAGCGTGATGCTCTCTTGCGGCGGTAGCGCCTCGCCCTGGGCTACTTTTATCATTAGCTCGATGATGTCTAGGCCGCTCACCATCTCGCTCACGCAGTGCTCGACTTGCAGGCGCGTGTTCATCTCGATGAAGTAAAAATCCAAATTTTTATCGACTAAAAACTCAAACGTTCCCGCACCCTCGTAACCGATAGCTTTTGCCGCTTTTATCGCGGTTTCGTGTAGCCTCTCTCGCGTCGCTTCGTCTAGTAGTATTGCAGGGCTTTCTTCGATCAGTTTTTGGTGGCGACGCTGCATAGAGCAGTCGCGCTCGCCGATATGCAGGACGTTGCCGTGGCTGTCGCCGATGATCTGAACCTCGATGTGGCGCGGGTTTAGGATGTATTTTTCCATGTACATCGTTCCGTCGCCAAACGCGCTCATCGCCTCGCTCTCGGCCGACCAAAACGCCTTTTCGATATCCTCTTCGCGCTCGACCACGCGCATGCCGCGTCCGCCGCCGCCGGCTGCTGCTTTTAGGATGACCGGATAGCCGATTTTTTTAGCTAGCTCTTTGGCCGCTTTGGTGTCGGCTACCGCGCCGTCAGAGCCAGGGATCACGGGAACGCCCGCGCGCTGCATCACTTGCTTTGCTTTGCTTTTATCGCTCATCAGCGCCATCGCGGCCACGCTAGGACCGATAAATTTTAGCTTGTGGTGCGAGCAAATTTCGACGAAATTTTGATTTTCGCTTAAAAATCCGTAGCCCGGAAATATCGCGTCGGCTTCGCTGATCTCGGCCGCGCTGATTATGGCCGGGATATTTAGGTAGCTGTCGCTTGAGCGCTCCTTGCCGATGCAGATCGCCACGTCGGCGTATTTGACGTAGAGCGCGTCTTTATCGGCCGTGGAGTAGACCACGACGGCTTCTTTGCCCATTTCCTTTATCGTTCGCAAGGCTCGCAGCGCGATTTCGCCGCGATTTGCGATTAAAATTCTTTTTATTTCCATCAAATTTTCTCCACGCCAAATAGCGGCAAGCCAAACTCGACCGGCTGGCCGTCGGAAACGAGTAGCTCGGTGATCTGACAGTCAAATTCGGCCTCGATCTCGTTCATTATCTTCATAGCTTCTATGATGCCCACGACGTCGCCTTTTCTCACGCGTTGACCTACTTTGACAAACGGCGCCGCGCCAGGGCTTGGAGCAGCGTAGAAAGTACCGACCATAGGCGATTTTATGCTGTCTTTTGGAGAATTAGCAGGAGCTTTGACCTCCGAGCTTACCACGACGTTTACCGGAGTCGGAGTCGGGACGGGAGCCTGGATGACGGGCTTTGGCAGCTCGCAGCAGTCGGCGAATTTTTCAAGCTCGACCTCAAAATCCCCGCTTTTTATCTTTATGCGGTTCATATCCATGTCGTTAAAAAACTCGATCAGCTCTTTTATGTCTTCTTTTTTCATAGAAATTTCTCCTAAATAGTTAAAGTTCAAAACTTCTTATTGTAGCAAAAAAATAATGAATTTATACTCGCAAAGCCGTATTTTGTTTTACACTCGGGGTAAATTTAGGGCGCTCTCGGCTTTACGCGTTTAAAATAGCGAATTTGCGATGTTAGTCTATTTTTTAGCACGCTCGAGAAAATTTATAAACCCAAAAAGCACCAAGCTAAGCACGACCAAAATCACGCTTAAAACGAGCGCGCGACCGTTTTCGCCGTCGTAAACTGCGTTATAAATCGCTAGCGAAACGGTGTCGGTTTTGCCTACGATGTTGCCGCCTAGCATCAGCGTGATGCCAACCTCGCCAAGACCGCGAGCTAGAGCCAAAACGAGCGCCGAAACGACGCTTTTAAAGACGTTTGGGATAAGGATAAAAGCAGCTATCTCAAAGCGATTTTTGCCTAGGCTTTGACCCGCTTCGATTAGGCTTTTGGGTAGGCTTTCAAGCGCGCTTTGAACGGGCTTTACAAACAGCGGCAAGCCCGCTAAAAACGAAGCGATAACAAGCGCCGAAAAGCTAAAAACAATCTGTAAATTTAACGCCTTGCCGATCACGCCGTTTCGCCCCAAGACGTAAAGCAGCAAAAATCCCGTAGCAATCGGCGGAAAAATGAGCGGAAACATCACGGCCGCTTCCAAAACAGCCTTAAATCTGCCGCGGTAAAACGCCAAAAAATAAGCCGCGCCAAGCCCTAAAAATAGAAGCAGTACAAAAGTAACGGCAAGCGTTTTGGCGCTTAAAAGTAGCGGATGGACGAGCCAGGCGAGTTCGTGCAAATTTTTCCTTTTTTCGTTAAATTTTACTTTTCGTTTGAGTTAAATTTAGCGAGTAAATTTTAGCATTTTTATTAAATTTGACATCAAATTTGAGCGGTAAAAATCGCCAAATTTCGCTCCCGTAAAGCAGAAATTTGACGGTAAATTTAACCAAACTAAAAGTCCTCAATTTAAATTATTTTAGCCCAAATTTAGCGAAAATTTCCTTTGAGCGAGAAGTTTTTATCTCGTCTATAAATTTAGCGCACGCCTCGCTACCTTCGCACGCCGGAAGTTTGGCCGCCGAGATGAAAACCGGGCTATAAAGCGCCTCGTCGATATATATCACGCTACCAAACTCGCCCTCTCTAGCCACAGCCTCGGTTGAGTTGATAAAGCCAGCGTCCACTTCGCCGTTCGTGACGTAGGCGACTACTTGCGGTACGCCCGCGACCGGTAGCATCTTAGGCGCTAGATCGGCCTCAAGCCCCGAGTTTTTCAAAAACTCGGTAGTTCTAACGCCATAGATCGCTTTTTTGGCGTCTGGCATCGCGATTTTAGATAGATTTTTTAGCTCAGAGACGTCTTTTATCTGCTTGCCTTTTGGAGTTACCAGCACCAAAGCGCCCTTGCCGATGCGCTCATAGGCCTTTATGTCAAGGTCGGTTTTTTTCAAAAATGCCTCGTCGCCCACGATCGCGGCCATCTTGCCCTCTTTTGCCTGGATGGTTATCTGGCCCAAATTTGCAAACGCGCCCTCAATCTGCACGCCGTCTTTTTTGAGATTTTCTATCACTTCAGTGACCGGTTTTTTGTATCCGCCGCCAGCTCCTACGAGCAAATTTTCGCTGCCAAAGGCAACCGCGGCCGCGATAGAAATAAGTAATAATTTTTTCATAAAATTCTCCTTTGAAATAAAATTTATCAATTTTATGAAATATATCATTATACATTGATAAATTTTGCTATTTTCGGAGGTTTTTTAAAAAAATATAGATAAGGATATTTTATATCGACTCTAGTCCGTTTTTTGTTAGGCGGTACATTATGCTCGCTACGTCGCTTATAAATTCTTTGTCGTGAGAGACGATTATCTGCGTGACGTCGAGGGATTTTAAGATAGCGGCTATCCTTCTTTGCATATCCGCATCAAGCGCGGTCGTAGGCTCGTCAAGTAGCAAAATTTTAGGCTCGGCCACCAGTATCCCAGCTAGTGCGACGAGCTTTTTCTCGCCTCCGGAGAGGTTAAACACTATCTCGTCTTTTAGATGCCAAATTTCAAGCTCGCGTAAAATTTTCTCGGCTTTTGCCCCGGCCGGCTCTTTGTCCTCGCCGCGGCTAAGTAGCGAAAACATCACGTCATCAAGTACGCTAGGGCAGATGAAGCAATCATTGCTTTCTTGAAAAAGGTAGCCTACGTCGCGGCGAAACGGCTTGTACTCGTCTAAATTTGAAATTTTATGGTGAAAAAGCTCGATATAGCCCAAAGGGGGCGCTTTAAGCCCGGCCATTATCTCAAGCAACGTGCTTTTACCGCAGCCGTTTGGGCCTATGAGCGCGATTTTGTCCTTGTGCGTCGCGTTTAAATTTAGATTTTCAAATAGCGTTCTTTCGCCTATTTTTGCGCAGACGTTTTTTAGGCTTATCGTGCAGCTCATATCGTGACTCCTAAACTAAAAATATAACAGCACGCCGTTAAAGCGATTATAGCGGCGTCTTTAACGCCTATTTTAAGGCTTTTGTCTCCGTAAAGTTTGCCGTCAAATCCCCTGCAAACAAAGGTTTTTTCAAGAACGCTCGCCTTATAAAACGCCTCCAAAAAAAGCATAGCGACTAAATTTGCGTAAATTTTATAGGTAAAAAGCGAGGCTTTAGGCTCAAACCCTCGAACTTTTAGAGTCTTTTTTAGCCTTGTAAATATCGTTTTAAGATCAGCCGTAAATTTGGCGCTAAAATAAAAAATCGCCGTTAGCTTGTCGCCCAAATTTAGCGACGAAACGGCAAGCGCGATACTAAAATAATCGCTTCCGTAAAAAGCCAGCCGTCCAAAAAGTATGATCAAATTTGACCTTATAAATATCAGCTTTGCAAGCGCGTATTCTCCGTAAAGAACGAGGCTTAAGACGACTAAGATTATAAAAATATTTAGTTTTAAAACGGATTTTAAAATTTCAAAAAGATTTTTAAAATTTAAAATCGCCAAAAAAAGCACGGGCGCGATGAAAACGGCGTCCGTAGCGCTTGAAAGCGAGACTTTGAAACTAAAAAAGGTAAAGCAAACAAGTAAAACGGATAGGTTCATTTGCCTCTTTTTACCAGATAAATTCCGCCAAAAAACAGCCCGATTCCGGCAAACGCAAGGATAAATTTAAGCGCGTAAGCCCCAAAATCCTCCTCACTTTCGTCAAATTTGGTCTTTGAAGCATCGCTTGACGCGTTACTTTCGGCGCTTTTTAGCTCGTCTTTGTTTGCGGTAAATTTTATCCTTTTTTCGTGCGCTAGTCCGCCGTCGATCAGGATTTCAAATTCATCTGCGGGGATTTTAGCTCTGGCAAAGCCCTTTTCATCGGTTTGTGCGCTTCCGATCTTGGCGCCGTCTTTTATAAAAGCTACGGGGCAGTTTTTACAAGGGGAATTCCCGTAAAAATAGCTTTTTATCTCGATAAATTCGCCATCTTGCTTTGCAAAGCCTTTTAGCGAGTGCGCATTTAGGATGCTTGCTAAAAGCACGATCAAAAATATTTTTAGCAAATCAAAAGATCCTTTTTGACCCTATAAATAAAAGAAAGCGCAAAAAGCGAGATGATCCCCTCAAGCGCCATAAGGGCTAAATTTGAAGTAAAAACAAGCACAGCTACGGGCGCAAACTCTTTGCCGTTTAAAACAAGCGTCAATGATAGCAAAACCGAGGAGCAAAGTATAGGCAAAAACCCGATCAAAAACCAAAAAAAGGGCCTATAACGCTTAAAAGAAAGCTTTAAAAGATAGGGGCTAAGAAGCGCGGGAGAGGCGATTATGAGCAAATTTACGCCAAGCGCGCTTAGCCCGCCGTAACCAAACAGCAAGGCCTGAAAAAACAGCGCGATAAAAATAGCCAAGACCGCGTTTGCGCCCAAAAACGCCCCCGCAAGGCCGCTTAGCACGAGATGTATCGACGTGACGCCGATGGGCACGTGGATAAAAGACGCCATAAAAAACATCGCGCTGACGGCCGCTACCTT encodes the following:
- a CDS encoding molybdate ABC transporter permease subunit: MHELAWLVHPLLLSAKTLAVTFVLLLFLGLGAAYFLAFYRGRFKAVLEAAVMFPLIFPPIATGFLLLYVLGRNGVIGKALNLQIVFSFSALVIASFLAGLPLFVKPVQSALESLPKSLIEAGQSLGKNRFEIAAFILIPNVFKSVVSALVLALARGLGEVGITLMLGGNIVGKTDTVSLAIYNAVYDGENGRALVLSVILVVLSLVLFGFINFLERAKK
- the upp gene encoding uracil phosphoribosyltransferase, whose translation is MKNVRLISHPLIEHKLAILRDKNTEPFQFRMLVDEISHLMIFEATRDLALRDVSVQTPVAQAQAKKLATKVMICPILRAALGMLDSVFTIIPDASVGFLGFQRNEKTAEAEFFYAKLPRDAKNRLAIIIDPMFATGGTAIDAVKFLRENGIKQIKFISIIAAPEGLKRFSEVYPDVEVYTAAIDERLNEKNYIVPGLGDAGDRVFNTL
- the modA gene encoding molybdate ABC transporter substrate-binding protein, with amino-acid sequence MKKLLLISIAAAVAFGSENLLVGAGGGYKKPVTEVIENLKKDGVQIEGAFANLGQITIQAKEGKMAAIVGDEAFLKKTDLDIKAYERIGKGALVLVTPKGKQIKDVSELKNLSKIAMPDAKKAIYGVRTTEFLKNSGLEADLAPKMLPVAGVPQVVAYVTNGEVDAGFINSTEAVAREGEFGSVIYIDEALYSPVFISAAKLPACEGSEACAKFIDEIKTSRSKEIFAKFGLK
- the cbiM gene encoding cobalt transporter CbiM, which encodes MHISEGVLKPEIIVPCSALCVVLASSLIYKLKTSEIPKVAAVSAMFFMASFIHVPIGVTSIHLVLSGLAGAFLGANAVLAIFIALFFQALLFGYGGLSALGVNLLIIASPALLSPYLLKLSFKRYRPFFWFLIGFLPILCSSVLLSLTLVLNGKEFAPVAVLVFTSNLALMALEGIISLFALSFIYRVKKDLLIC
- a CDS encoding energy-coupling factor ABC transporter ATP-binding protein — translated: MSCTISLKNVCAKIGERTLFENLNLNATHKDKIALIGPNGCGKSTLLEIMAGLKAPPLGYIELFHHKISNLDEYKPFRRDVGYLFQESNDCFICPSVLDDVMFSLLSRGEDKEPAGAKAEKILRELEIWHLKDEIVFNLSGGEKKLVALAGILVAEPKILLLDEPTTALDADMQRRIAAILKSLDVTQIIVSHDKEFISDVASIMYRLTKNGLESI
- a CDS encoding acetyl-CoA carboxylase biotin carboxylase subunit — protein: MEIKRILIANRGEIALRALRTIKEMGKEAVVVYSTADKDALYVKYADVAICIGKERSSDSYLNIPAIISAAEISEADAIFPGYGFLSENQNFVEICSHHKLKFIGPSVAAMALMSDKSKAKQVMQRAGVPVIPGSDGAVADTKAAKELAKKIGYPVILKAAAGGGGRGMRVVEREEDIEKAFWSAESEAMSAFGDGTMYMEKYILNPRHIEVQIIGDSHGNVLHIGERDCSMQRRHQKLIEESPAILLDEATRERLHETAIKAAKAIGYEGAGTFEFLVDKNLDFYFIEMNTRLQVEHCVSEMVSGLDIIELMIKVAQGEALPPQESITLKGHAIECRITAEDPNTFTPSPGKITKYVCPGGRNVRMDSHIYQDYSIPPYYDSMIGKLIVWDTDRNRAIHKMKVTLEQLIIGGIKTTRDFHIAMMENQDFIDNNYDTNYLSRR
- a CDS encoding ribonuclease domain-containing protein, which encodes MNKQLLRNVILPLAVLLLAALFKFIIPDSSSTPPKQNQPQSEFRGNDASKNVATAPSANVVKDGIYTSKDEVAAYIYKFGELPRNFITKKDAIALGWDAKSGNLWQVTDKKSIGGDRFSNREKKLPEASGRKWFECDIGYRGGRRGAERIVFSSDGLIYYTPDHYENFYLLFDRRQQ
- the gltX gene encoding glutamate--tRNA ligase, which gives rise to MQNSQIVTRFAPSPTGYLHIGGLRTALYNYLYARANGGKFLLRIEDTDLKRNSEEATQAIKEAFAWCGLDHDGEVTYQSRRFDVYKEYVQKLLAEGKAYKCYMSKDELDALRAEQEARKERPKYDNRYREFTGTPPAGVEPVIRIKAPLSGEIVIDDGIKGEVKFRVEDILDDFIIARSDGTPTYNFTVVIDDALMGVTDVIRGDDHLSNTPKQIVLYDALGFKAPKFYHVAMINGEDGSKLSKRHGATDVMEYKRMGYLPEALLNFLVRLGWSHGNDEIFCMDDMLKYFDPHDINKSSSTYNASKLEWLNAHYIKTLPYDRLAKEMLEFEIDFKAMPKGEVLLNSLRERSKTLVEMSQSARTIINAPSAYDEKAYAKFITPESKENLAKFAEILGENLDAKGYEEMTGKFLEANGLKLKDLAQALRVALTGNSVSPGIFEVLEVLGADETKKRIRNILKENK
- a CDS encoding malic enzyme-like NAD(P)-binding protein, whose product is MTHVTNEEALAYHEGGKIEIKVKTPCATARDLSMAYTPGVAVPCKEIEADNELAYKYTNKANLVAVITDGTAVLGLGDIGAVAGKPVMEGKAVLFKKFANVDAFDIELDEHDPDKIVEICKALSPTFGGINLEDIRAPKCFEIERKLQEAVDIPVMHDDQHGTAMITSAGIINAMEISGKDISKIKIVVSGAGAAGIACAKMYKALGAKHIVMVDSKGVIHKGRTDLTPEKLEFALETADRTLADAMKGADMFLGLSKPGVVTKEMVASMNDEPIIFALANPTPEIFPEDVASVRNDVMMGTGRSDYPNQVNNVLGFPFIFRGALDVRAKKITENMKMAAARALANLAKEPVPAEVCAAFGVKELKFGKDYIIPKPFDNRVLLAVAPAVAQAAVDDGVARVKDFDVKAYTEKLAKGL
- the accB gene encoding acetyl-CoA carboxylase biotin carboxyl carrier protein, with product MKKEDIKELIEFFNDMDMNRIKIKSGDFEVELEKFADCCELPKPVIQAPVPTPTPVNVVVSSEVKAPANSPKDSIKSPMVGTFYAAPSPGAAPFVKVGQRVRKGDVVGIIEAMKIMNEIEAEFDCQITELLVSDGQPVEFGLPLFGVEKI
- a CDS encoding barstar family protein, with product MKTITLNGTKMREKTAAFEYLVRKFGLDLDVKNLDALYDALGEINKPTQINLKNRAALSALGDYADDLIAVFTDLAEENERVQFEILS